One window from the genome of Mauremys mutica isolate MM-2020 ecotype Southern chromosome 4, ASM2049712v1, whole genome shotgun sequence encodes:
- the EPS8L3 gene encoding epidermal growth factor receptor kinase substrate 8-like protein 3 isoform X1 encodes MLRMLTSHPETTGKVLRELLNRLREQPLCQHHDISQREAGIAPLAGLLSGPIMMEHFGYGTESQYNEFSNGSPDFIRANSTSRPSSKAIYRQRKDYTLSTLKQQSDFQHRVEHLLTVHVDSKDIRGVDDCVARLKMMDAQGRVWGQDMVLQVKGHELLLSDIETKEELESFPLESVQECAAVLNRCVYNSILAVTVREQSQHGSSILLFQCEQLGAELMKANLEKAVKEWKGERESQDVLRSSLETMLAQQSRGSFHSNPPHTSQDRWAGPPEPDPFIPATPRGWQSQDQVPQNPPASMDYAPDQPWPPKPRDDWTDPGLQATQDFDKDTEILNHVLSDIELFVGKLKETSGSLSIKKKSKKKDKERGVLLPEPEYETCFQKIKYALNLVGKLKPKLQQQPPSAPELVRIIFSTLSSILSNCPWPNLASSIVSPLLTEAAIDLLDESLEKKDRDTWKSLGKAWHTTRTEYPGGQFIPPYIPIFSDGWVPPLPTQRENATHVERPLGSQNHAVSRASSSPPQRMQAMYEFQARNNKELTVMKGELLEILDQRKKWWLARNSAGERGYIPNNIVGPADQEPVENSMNQAPSGSPGLQQHSTPAEVTAWLRDMGFSKITVKCLGVLNGNQLLGMSQEDMKTVCPEEGRRVFFKLSAVKSSLGIGPHD; translated from the exons GGCCTGCTCTCTGGGCCGATTATGATGGAACACTTTGGCTACGGGACCGAGTCTCAGTACAA TGAGTTCAGCAATGGCAGCCCAGACTTCATCAGAGCCAACAGCACATCCAGGCCCAGCAGCAAAGCCATTTATC GCCAGCGCAAGGATTACACCCTCTCCACACTGAAGCAGCAAAGTGACTTCCAGCACCGTGTGGAG CACCTGCTCACCGTCCACGTGGACTCCAAGGACATCCGTGGCGTGGATGACTGTGTGGCACGGCTGAAGATGATGGACGCACAGGGACGGGTCTGGGGACAGGACATGGTCCTGCAAGTGAAGGGCCATGAGCTGCTGTTGAGCGACATCGAGACCAAG GAGGAGTTGGAGAGCTTCCCCCTGGAGAGCGTCCAGGAGTGCGCTGCCGTCCTCAACCGCTGTGTCTACAATTCCATCCTGGCCGTCACTGTGAGGGAGCAGAGCCAGCACGGGAGCAGCATCCTCCTCTTCCAGTGCGAGCAGTTGGGG GCAGAGCTGATGAAAGCCAACCTGGAGAAGGCTGTCAAGGAGTGGAAAGGGGAACGGGAGAGTCAGGATGTGCTCAG GAGCAGTTTGGAGACCATGCTGGCCCAGCAGAGCCGAGGGTCCTTCCACAGCAACCCTCCACATACCAGCCAGGATAGGTGGGCTGGACCGCCAGAGCCAGACCCCTTTATTCCTGCCACGCCACGAGGGTGGCAGAGCCAAGACCAGGTGCCCCAGAATCCCCCAGCCTCCATGGATTATG CGCCTGACCAGCCATGGCCCCCAAAGCCGAGAGACGATTGGACAGATCCCGGCTTGCAGGCGACGCAGGACTTCGACAAAGACACT GAAATCCTGAACCACGTGCTGAGTGACATCGAGCTCTTTGTGGGGAAGCTGAAGGAGACGAGCGGCTCGCTGAGCATCAAGAAGAAGTCGAAGAAAAAGGACAAGGAGAgaggag TGCTGCTCCCAGAGCCTGAGTATGAGACCTGCTTCCAGAAGATCAAATACGCCTTAAACCTGGTG GGGAAGCTGAAACctaagctgcagcagcagccgcccagtGCCCCAGAACTGGTTCGAATCATCTTCTCCACCCTCTCCTCC ATTTTATCCAACTGTCCCTGGCCAAACCTGGCTTCTTCCATTGTTTCCCCTCTGCTGACTGAGGCAGCCATCGACCTGCTGGACGAGTCTTTGGAGAAAAAGGACCGTGACACCTGGAAGAGTCTGGGCAAGGCTTGGCACACAACGAG gacAGAGTACCCAGGCGGACAGTTCATCCCTCCCTACATCCCCATCTTCTCAGATGGGTGGGTGCCCCCCCTGCCGACCCAGAGGGAGAACGCCACTCACGTGGAGAGG CCCCTGGGAAGCCAGAACCATGCCGTGTCCAG AGCTTCTTCTAGTCCCCCTCAGCGCATGCAAGCCATGTACGAATTCCAGGCCAGGAACAACAAGGAGCTGACTGTCATGAAAGGGGAACTGCTGGAG ATTCTAGACCAGAGGAAGAAGTGGTGGCTTGCTAGAAACAGCGCCGGCGAGAGGGGCTATATCCCGAACAACATCGTGGGGCCAGCGGATCAGGAGCCTGTGGAGAACAGCATGAACCAA GCGCCAAGCGGCTCCCCTGGTCTCCAACAGCACTCCACACCGGCGGAGGTGACGGCCTGGCTGCGGGACATGGGCTTCTCCAAGAT CACGGTGAAGTGCCTTGGTGTGCTCAATGGCAACCAGCTGCTGGGGATGAGCCAGGAGGATATGAAAACTGTCTGCCCAGAAGAGGGGAGACGTGTCTTCTTCAAGCTCTCTGCTGTTAAATCATCCCTGGGG ATTGGCCCTCATGATTAG
- the EPS8L3 gene encoding epidermal growth factor receptor kinase substrate 8-like protein 3 isoform X2, with amino-acid sequence MMEHFGYGTESQYNEFSNGSPDFIRANSTSRPSSKAIYRQRKDYTLSTLKQQSDFQHRVEHLLTVHVDSKDIRGVDDCVARLKMMDAQGRVWGQDMVLQVKGHELLLSDIETKEELESFPLESVQECAAVLNRCVYNSILAVTVREQSQHGSSILLFQCEQLGAELMKANLEKAVKEWKGERESQDVLRSSLETMLAQQSRGSFHSNPPHTSQDRWAGPPEPDPFIPATPRGWQSQDQVPQNPPASMDYAPDQPWPPKPRDDWTDPGLQATQDFDKDTEILNHVLSDIELFVGKLKETSGSLSIKKKSKKKDKERGVLLPEPEYETCFQKIKYALNLVGKLKPKLQQQPPSAPELVRIIFSTLSSILSNCPWPNLASSIVSPLLTEAAIDLLDESLEKKDRDTWKSLGKAWHTTRTEYPGGQFIPPYIPIFSDGWVPPLPTQRENATHVERPLGSQNHAVSRASSSPPQRMQAMYEFQARNNKELTVMKGELLEILDQRKKWWLARNSAGERGYIPNNIVGPADQEPVENSMNQAPSGSPGLQQHSTPAEVTAWLRDMGFSKITVKCLGVLNGNQLLGMSQEDMKTVCPEEGRRVFFKLSAVKSSLGIGPHD; translated from the exons ATGATGGAACACTTTGGCTACGGGACCGAGTCTCAGTACAA TGAGTTCAGCAATGGCAGCCCAGACTTCATCAGAGCCAACAGCACATCCAGGCCCAGCAGCAAAGCCATTTATC GCCAGCGCAAGGATTACACCCTCTCCACACTGAAGCAGCAAAGTGACTTCCAGCACCGTGTGGAG CACCTGCTCACCGTCCACGTGGACTCCAAGGACATCCGTGGCGTGGATGACTGTGTGGCACGGCTGAAGATGATGGACGCACAGGGACGGGTCTGGGGACAGGACATGGTCCTGCAAGTGAAGGGCCATGAGCTGCTGTTGAGCGACATCGAGACCAAG GAGGAGTTGGAGAGCTTCCCCCTGGAGAGCGTCCAGGAGTGCGCTGCCGTCCTCAACCGCTGTGTCTACAATTCCATCCTGGCCGTCACTGTGAGGGAGCAGAGCCAGCACGGGAGCAGCATCCTCCTCTTCCAGTGCGAGCAGTTGGGG GCAGAGCTGATGAAAGCCAACCTGGAGAAGGCTGTCAAGGAGTGGAAAGGGGAACGGGAGAGTCAGGATGTGCTCAG GAGCAGTTTGGAGACCATGCTGGCCCAGCAGAGCCGAGGGTCCTTCCACAGCAACCCTCCACATACCAGCCAGGATAGGTGGGCTGGACCGCCAGAGCCAGACCCCTTTATTCCTGCCACGCCACGAGGGTGGCAGAGCCAAGACCAGGTGCCCCAGAATCCCCCAGCCTCCATGGATTATG CGCCTGACCAGCCATGGCCCCCAAAGCCGAGAGACGATTGGACAGATCCCGGCTTGCAGGCGACGCAGGACTTCGACAAAGACACT GAAATCCTGAACCACGTGCTGAGTGACATCGAGCTCTTTGTGGGGAAGCTGAAGGAGACGAGCGGCTCGCTGAGCATCAAGAAGAAGTCGAAGAAAAAGGACAAGGAGAgaggag TGCTGCTCCCAGAGCCTGAGTATGAGACCTGCTTCCAGAAGATCAAATACGCCTTAAACCTGGTG GGGAAGCTGAAACctaagctgcagcagcagccgcccagtGCCCCAGAACTGGTTCGAATCATCTTCTCCACCCTCTCCTCC ATTTTATCCAACTGTCCCTGGCCAAACCTGGCTTCTTCCATTGTTTCCCCTCTGCTGACTGAGGCAGCCATCGACCTGCTGGACGAGTCTTTGGAGAAAAAGGACCGTGACACCTGGAAGAGTCTGGGCAAGGCTTGGCACACAACGAG gacAGAGTACCCAGGCGGACAGTTCATCCCTCCCTACATCCCCATCTTCTCAGATGGGTGGGTGCCCCCCCTGCCGACCCAGAGGGAGAACGCCACTCACGTGGAGAGG CCCCTGGGAAGCCAGAACCATGCCGTGTCCAG AGCTTCTTCTAGTCCCCCTCAGCGCATGCAAGCCATGTACGAATTCCAGGCCAGGAACAACAAGGAGCTGACTGTCATGAAAGGGGAACTGCTGGAG ATTCTAGACCAGAGGAAGAAGTGGTGGCTTGCTAGAAACAGCGCCGGCGAGAGGGGCTATATCCCGAACAACATCGTGGGGCCAGCGGATCAGGAGCCTGTGGAGAACAGCATGAACCAA GCGCCAAGCGGCTCCCCTGGTCTCCAACAGCACTCCACACCGGCGGAGGTGACGGCCTGGCTGCGGGACATGGGCTTCTCCAAGAT CACGGTGAAGTGCCTTGGTGTGCTCAATGGCAACCAGCTGCTGGGGATGAGCCAGGAGGATATGAAAACTGTCTGCCCAGAAGAGGGGAGACGTGTCTTCTTCAAGCTCTCTGCTGTTAAATCATCCCTGGGG ATTGGCCCTCATGATTAG